In one Mucilaginibacter ginsenosidivorax genomic region, the following are encoded:
- a CDS encoding ATP-binding protein has product MSTIEELRHLRESEDKIEFKAAKNNFEYSGGKHTEQSERRKCFLGYVVALCNEGGGRLVLGLRDHLPHETVGSNFGEGKINELIDETYERLGIRVSIEELHENGLRVVVVTVPGRPIGKLMKFEGVPLMRTGESLRNMSDEQILRILLEQEPDFSATLCRQISIDDLDPEAIAILKDNYAAKQRNDRFKSLGNVQALSDLELIRDDKLTYAALILLGKRDVIHQYLPQAKIIIEYRSNESSITHEWREEINAPLFIGIQEAWRLIHSRNIIEHNNLGPYIFDTPVFDEIVVREALLNAIAHRDYRLTSEIVIKQFPKKLIINSPGGFPIGVNLENMLSINSTPRSRLMADILLKTGLVERSGQGIDKIFYLTISQGKPEPDYSHSDYFQVSLILNGSVDDKTFNVFIKQANESLGGDEKLTVNEVIALNRVRQGLLTGTHQDVIKRLESLRLVERVGSGSSQRYVLGELYQGLLNVPLKIGSYAVNELRTVVKLFERVNSVKMGLFVDAFSGSLNREQVKFLIEKLVEDDILIKKGKGSATAYQLAEQFSESPRLAVRNVEGFLSDKYEENV; this is encoded by the coding sequence ATGTCAACCATTGAAGAGTTAAGACATCTCCGGGAATCCGAAGATAAGATCGAATTCAAAGCAGCAAAAAATAACTTCGAGTACAGCGGAGGAAAGCATACTGAACAGTCAGAAAGGCGAAAATGCTTTTTAGGTTACGTTGTCGCCTTATGTAATGAAGGAGGTGGTCGGCTGGTTCTCGGCCTTAGAGATCATTTACCGCATGAAACAGTCGGCAGTAATTTCGGCGAAGGTAAGATAAACGAACTTATTGACGAGACCTATGAACGATTAGGTATCAGGGTGTCGATAGAGGAGCTGCATGAAAACGGTCTCCGGGTGGTCGTGGTCACTGTTCCTGGCAGGCCTATCGGTAAATTAATGAAATTTGAAGGCGTTCCGTTGATGCGCACCGGGGAAAGTTTGAGGAACATGTCTGATGAACAAATCCTGAGAATTCTTCTGGAACAGGAACCCGATTTCTCAGCGACTTTATGCCGGCAGATTTCGATCGATGATCTTGATCCTGAAGCGATCGCAATCTTGAAGGACAACTATGCCGCAAAGCAAAGAAACGACCGGTTTAAGTCACTGGGGAACGTTCAGGCCTTGTCGGATCTGGAATTGATCCGTGATGATAAATTGACTTATGCGGCGCTTATCCTCTTAGGAAAAAGGGACGTTATTCATCAGTATTTGCCGCAGGCTAAAATTATAATCGAATACCGGAGTAATGAATCTTCCATTACACATGAATGGAGAGAGGAAATCAATGCGCCATTATTCATAGGGATACAAGAAGCTTGGCGCCTGATCCATTCCCGAAATATCATTGAACATAATAATTTGGGGCCGTATATTTTTGACACGCCGGTATTCGACGAAATCGTCGTACGTGAGGCCCTGCTTAATGCGATCGCACACCGGGATTATCGCCTGACATCAGAGATCGTCATCAAGCAATTTCCCAAGAAACTGATCATCAACAGTCCCGGAGGATTTCCGATAGGGGTCAACCTGGAAAATATGTTGTCGATTAATAGTACTCCAAGGAGTCGATTGATGGCTGATATCTTATTGAAAACAGGACTGGTTGAACGGTCCGGTCAGGGAATTGACAAAATATTCTATCTGACCATTTCACAGGGTAAGCCCGAACCCGATTATTCCCATTCAGATTATTTTCAGGTATCCTTAATCCTGAACGGATCTGTGGACGATAAGACATTCAATGTATTCATTAAACAAGCGAATGAAAGTCTTGGCGGAGACGAGAAACTGACCGTAAATGAAGTAATAGCACTGAACAGGGTCAGGCAGGGGTTGCTTACAGGGACTCACCAGGATGTCATCAAAAGATTGGAAAGTCTGCGTTTGGTAGAAAGGGTTGGTAGCGGCAGTAGTCAGCGATATGTGCTTGGAGAACTCTATCAGGGATTGTTGAATGTGCCTTTGAAAATCGGAAGCTATGCCGTTAATGAATTGAGAACAGTAGTAAAGCTGTTCGAGAGAGTGAATAGTGTCAAAATGGGCTTGTTCGTAGACGCTTTTTCCGGATCATTAAACCGGGAACAGGTGAAATTTCTGATCGAGAAATTGGTGGAAGATGACATTCTTATAAAAAAGGGAAAAGGAAGTGCGACAGCTTATCAGCTTGCTGAACAGTTTAGTGAAAGCCCCCGTCTTGCTGTCCGGAATGTCGAGGGTTTCTTAAGTGACAAGTATGAGGAGAATGTCTAG
- a CDS encoding MBL fold metallo-hydrolase, whose product MKIHILDVGRTKYGDCIIITHNEKVIMIDGGHLSDVNLIQFQLDNIFNRRTGIAVDLLIVTHCHSDHIGCLPELINMNIIEVGKALVADEEIGWGESKDTGNDSFSKVRQGLRFALQEEDAASFTDSELELFLYDAFTLRQRYDEMLKKIGDARIIRYGNHSAEDLEKLLEEFSDFGLKILGPDKEHLEICRKAISQSNDAFDSIINDSKLESDAFEDAVDVYRTILKQVETDNFDVSDKASTGAPRNNQSIVLSLEAEGWKALLTGDMQLAKSQVQGLDEKMEALLKIIDNNGPYQFIKLPHHSASNGINETILKKWNENTILFGHTGGWNDPAHPDGGVLRILEKYKNSLLFARTDRNGMYIVEKDESGVAFLLTRDNTNDFSKNIRTDTTVPGPLPSSPAAVPASVLPEKEISKPPLNYAKQMQDDDSVVEITAKVPHTDTKVTLTIEIDTSKKKSPDLISTTPPDKRSSNGGRFEGLLFVTCLSRLEKSLGTSPDPIVSVIKNFPGVYWLNIERPVSAAYCAEQVRQYTSQSTIKGVVIIGGYDIIPAERAAFLDEQLREDLITEGTQSDDNDDFIIWSDDIYGDNDNDALQELPVSRIPDGRSIELVMVCLQAPQFVPVSRFGVRNLARPFANDVFKDIPGGDSAIEVSETFGPSNVIGHSGCGSFYYMLHGADWDCTRFWGEAKNRRTVEAYTIENVPSSAPGSIIFAGCCYGALTVSTAASKMTEDTTLSQWKPDESIALAFLKAGALAFVGCTGEHYSPQQSPYNYYGKPMHDQFWKEIRNGSSPALALFKAKEQYARNLPHKLDQHFNAAVELKILHQFVCLGLGW is encoded by the coding sequence ATGAAAATTCACATCCTCGATGTCGGCAGAACGAAATATGGTGATTGCATCATCATTACGCATAATGAAAAGGTTATCATGATCGATGGCGGACATCTTTCCGATGTCAACCTGATCCAGTTTCAGCTCGATAACATCTTCAATCGCAGGACAGGGATAGCCGTTGATCTATTGATCGTCACCCATTGTCATAGTGATCATATTGGATGTCTGCCGGAACTGATCAACATGAATATCATTGAGGTCGGGAAAGCGCTGGTTGCTGATGAGGAAATAGGTTGGGGAGAAAGTAAGGATACGGGTAATGACAGTTTTTCTAAGGTAAGACAGGGCCTTCGTTTCGCTTTACAGGAAGAAGACGCTGCATCATTTACCGACAGTGAACTGGAGTTATTCCTTTATGACGCGTTTACACTTCGTCAGCGATATGACGAGATGCTGAAAAAGATCGGTGATGCCCGCATCATCCGCTATGGAAATCATTCTGCTGAGGATCTGGAAAAGCTACTGGAAGAGTTCAGTGACTTTGGTTTAAAGATATTGGGACCGGACAAAGAGCATCTGGAAATCTGCAGAAAAGCGATCAGCCAATCCAATGACGCTTTTGACAGTATTATCAACGATTCGAAATTGGAATCTGACGCATTTGAAGATGCTGTCGATGTCTACAGGACTATTCTCAAACAGGTGGAAACCGACAATTTTGATGTCAGTGACAAAGCCAGTACCGGTGCGCCGAGGAATAACCAAAGCATCGTATTGAGTCTGGAAGCTGAGGGATGGAAAGCCCTGCTGACCGGAGATATGCAACTCGCAAAATCACAGGTTCAGGGCCTTGATGAAAAAATGGAGGCCTTACTTAAGATCATCGACAATAACGGCCCTTACCAGTTCATTAAACTGCCCCATCATTCCGCAAGTAACGGTATCAATGAAACGATCTTAAAGAAATGGAATGAAAATACCATTTTATTCGGCCATACAGGCGGGTGGAATGATCCGGCACACCCGGATGGGGGAGTCCTGAGGATACTGGAGAAATATAAAAACAGTCTCCTGTTTGCACGTACAGACAGGAATGGCATGTACATTGTAGAAAAGGATGAAAGCGGAGTCGCCTTTTTACTTACCAGGGATAACACCAACGATTTCAGTAAAAATATCCGTACTGACACAACAGTTCCGGGTCCGCTGCCCTCCTCTCCTGCTGCTGTTCCAGCATCTGTTCTTCCGGAAAAGGAAATCTCCAAACCGCCGCTAAACTATGCGAAACAGATGCAGGATGACGACAGCGTGGTGGAAATTACGGCAAAAGTCCCGCATACCGACACGAAAGTCACGCTTACGATAGAAATAGATACGTCTAAAAAAAAAAGCCCTGACCTAATCAGCACGACTCCTCCGGACAAACGAAGCAGCAACGGCGGAAGATTCGAAGGGTTATTATTTGTCACCTGCCTGAGCCGGCTCGAAAAGAGTCTGGGAACATCCCCAGATCCTATTGTGTCTGTCATTAAGAATTTCCCAGGCGTCTATTGGTTAAATATTGAACGCCCCGTCTCAGCTGCTTATTGCGCGGAGCAAGTACGGCAATATACCTCCCAGAGTACGATCAAAGGTGTCGTGATCATCGGCGGCTATGATATTATTCCCGCAGAACGGGCTGCCTTTCTTGATGAACAACTTCGGGAAGACTTGATCACCGAGGGAACACAAAGTGACGACAATGATGATTTTATCATCTGGTCTGACGACATTTACGGGGACAACGACAACGACGCGTTGCAGGAACTACCGGTAAGCCGGATTCCAGATGGCCGTTCGATAGAACTGGTCATGGTCTGCCTGCAGGCGCCGCAATTTGTTCCGGTGTCTCGTTTTGGCGTCAGAAACCTGGCCCGGCCTTTTGCAAACGATGTCTTTAAAGATATTCCCGGAGGTGATTCCGCTATAGAAGTGTCGGAAACCTTTGGACCTTCAAATGTCATAGGACACAGCGGCTGCGGCTCTTTCTATTATATGCTGCACGGTGCGGACTGGGACTGCACCCGATTTTGGGGGGAAGCGAAGAACCGCAGGACTGTTGAAGCTTATACGATCGAAAATGTTCCCTCTTCAGCCCCGGGAAGTATAATTTTTGCAGGATGTTGCTACGGTGCCTTAACCGTGTCGACTGCTGCTTCCAAAATGACAGAAGATACGACACTCAGTCAATGGAAACCGGACGAGTCGATCGCGCTGGCGTTCCTTAAAGCGGGAGCTCTCGCTTTTGTCGGATGTACAGGCGAACATTATTCCCCTCAGCAATCTCCTTATAATTACTATGGAAAGCCGATGCATGATCAATTCTGGAAAGAAATCAGGAATGGATCTTCGCCCGCTCTCGCGTTATTTAAAGCAAAGGAACAATATGCCAGAAATTTGCCGCATAAACTCGACCAGCATTTCAACGCGGCGGTCGAACTAAAGATTCTGCATCAATTTGTTTGTCTTGGATTAGGTTGGTAA